CGTCTTCTCGCCCGTGCGCGTGTCCTGGCCGGTCACCACGCCGACCAGCATCTGCTCGCCGCCCATGCCCAGGTCGGCCTGCGCCGTCTGCGTGCGCGGGTGCGCCTGGTCCCACGCCTGGATATCCTGGGGCAGCGCGTTGATCTCGCCCGCCTGCCGCGCGTTTTCGTAGCAGTCGCGCGCGCAGCGGTAGTAGGCGTCGCGCGCCGCTGCCGCCTCTGCCGCGCGCTGCGCCGCCCACTGCTGGAACCGTTGCAGCGACGAGTTGATGTCATTCAGCTCCTGTTGCAGCCGGTTCACGCGATTCGTCAGAACGCTCACTTCCTGCGTCGCCGTCCGCTGATTGTTCTGCGCTTCGATGTACTGGTTGTGGAACAGTCGCTGCAGCCGCGCGGTGTTGTACTTCCCGACGGCCTGGTTCGCCGCGTTCAGCCGGTTCTGCGCCCGCTGCAGGTTCTCCTGCTGCTGCGCCAGCTCGCGCTGCTTCGCCTGCGCCTGCGTCTGCAGAGACTGCACGCGCTCCTGCAGGCGGTCCGCCTCGCGCTGCAGCTCCTGCCACTTCGACCACAGGTCGCCGCACCGCTGCCAGCAGATGCGCTCGTACACCGGCACCTTCGGTTCGTCCGGCTGCACGTGCACGCCCGTGCCCGAGCCGCCCGGATCGGCGGAGCTGCCGTCTTCTCCCTGCGGGCATCCACAGCTCGCCTGCACGATGTAGTGCGTGTTCGCCAGGTGATACGGGATGGTGATGGTCTGGCCGTTCACCACCGGCTGCTGCGGCGCCAGGTCGCCGTTGCCGATCACCGTCCAGCGACCCAGCCGCATCGGCTGCGGCGCCCGCTCCGGCCACTTGCACCCGCAATCCCCCGACGCCCGGAAGTGGATGCTTCGCCGCCCGTTCGGCGCCACCCTCATCTCGAACACCACTGAGATGGTTCCGCATTGCGGGTCTTCGTAGCTCGACTCGAACAGCGTCGAGTCGCCAGCCTGGTTCATCCGGTCCCACAGATACTTCGCCAGCTCGCCCGCGCCCTTCTCCGCGGGATACCCTTCCAGCCCGCCCGCGACCGCGCCCGCCGCGCCGGCAACCCTCCCGGTCGTCTGGCCCGCCACGTGCTCCGCGCCCGCGCTCAGCCCGCCCGCGACCGCTTGCCCGGCCTTCTCCGCCGCCAGCTTCTTCAGGTTGTCGGTCAGTTCGTCGACGCTGTTCGATTCCAGGTACAGCCCGACAGCGTCGCCGAGCATGCCCGCCCAGCCGATCCCGAATGCGTGCTCAAAGATGTCTTTCGAGACCTCCAGCGTCTGCACCGCTGCCCGCCGCGCCGCGTCCCGGATCCCGACCTGGGTGAGCGCCATGCGCGCCTTGCGCAGCGCGGCGTTGGCGCAGTCCGGCTGCGTGTTGCCGGAGAGCTCCACGTTGGGACTCATGGTGTCCTGCGGCATCTCGTACCAGAGCTGCGCCATCGCGTCGTCCATCTTGGCTTCGACCACGACGGTCTCGCTCGTGGGACCGGAATTGCCGAGCTCGGCGGCGCCGAGCACGAACACGATGAGCGCGAGGGTGAACGGGAGGCGGCGATTCGGGGCGAACATGGGGCTCCTTCGCGAGCGAAGATCGTGGGCCCGGAAACGTCAGGGGGAGTGCCGGTATTCTATGCAGGACTCGGCGTCTTGCAACCGAAATGACCTCGCACTACGACTTCGTCGTGATCGGCGGCGGCCCCGCCGGATGCTCCGCCGCCATCCGCGCCGCGCGCGCTGGGAAGAAAGTGCTGCTGCTCGAGCGCGGCCGCCTCCCGCGCCACAAAGTCTGCGGCGAGTTCATCTCGCCGGAGGCCACCGACTTGCTGCGCGAGCTCCTCGGCCCCTCCGGCGACGCGCTGCTCGCCGCCGCACCGCGCATCGCTCGCGCCCGCCTGTTCCTCGACGGCCGCACGCTGGACGCGCCGCTCTCCGAACCGGCCCTCAGCATCCCGCGCTTCCGTCTCGACGAAGCGCTGTGGAACGCCGCGCTCGCCGCCGGCGCCGACTGCCGCCTGGAGACGCAGGTCGACGACATCTCCCGGCCAAAAGATTTCGAGGTCGCGGCCGCGGGTATTCGCGTCTCCGCCGCCGTGGTAGTGAACGCTTCCGGCCGGTGGTCGAACCTGACCCGGACGTCACTCCCGGCCAACGCTCCTCGCTGGCTCGGCGTCAAAGCCCACTTCCGCGAGCCCCTGCCCCCGCAGTCCTGCGACCTTTACTTCTTCGACGGAGGCTACTGCGGCGTTCAGCCCATCGGCGACCATGCCGTGAACGCCTGCGCCATGGTCCGCTCCGACGTCGCCAACTCCCTCGGCCAGGTCCTCACGCGGCATCAGGACCTGTGGCGTCGCTCCCGCGACTGGGAACCGCTCACCGAGCCGGTCTCGACCGCGCCTCTCGTCTTCCGCGAACCGCACCCGCTGGGCTCTTCCGGCGTGATCAACGCCGGCGACGCCGCCGGCTTCATCGACCCCTTCGCCGGCGACGGCATCGCCATTGCGCTGCGGTGCGGCGCGAAAGCCGCTTCCTCGCCGGCCGGCGCCTACGCCGAGTGGCACGCGCGCCAGATCGTGCCCGCCTTCCGCGCGGCCGCCCGCTTCCGCGCGGTCGTCTCCGCCCCGCGCTGGCTGCGCGCCGCCGGCCTGGCTTTGTTGGGAGATCAGAGAGTCGCGGCCTGGGCCTTCCGCGCGACCAGAAGCCGCGTCAAGGACTAGCGCACCACCAGCACTTCCCGCACCGCGTCCTTCGCCAAGAAGAATTTCAACGAGCCGAAATCCTTGAACAGGT
The Terriglobales bacterium genome window above contains:
- a CDS encoding FAD-dependent oxidoreductase: MTSHYDFVVIGGGPAGCSAAIRAARAGKKVLLLERGRLPRHKVCGEFISPEATDLLRELLGPSGDALLAAAPRIARARLFLDGRTLDAPLSEPALSIPRFRLDEALWNAALAAGADCRLETQVDDISRPKDFEVAAAGIRVSAAVVVNASGRWSNLTRTSLPANAPRWLGVKAHFREPLPPQSCDLYFFDGGYCGVQPIGDHAVNACAMVRSDVANSLGQVLTRHQDLWRRSRDWEPLTEPVSTAPLVFREPHPLGSSGVINAGDAAGFIDPFAGDGIAIALRCGAKAASSPAGAYAEWHARQIVPAFRAAARFRAVVSAPRWLRAAGLALLGDQRVAAWAFRATRSRVKD